CTGGAACCGGGCAGCCTTCATTCAGCACCGCTTTCGCGGTGACAGTTTCTCCACCGAGCTGGGTCTGCGCCGCGACCAGAACCAGCAATATGGCAGCCAGAACACTTGGAGCGGCACCTTTACCCTGCCGCTCAACCCGGACAATGACTTGCTGCTCTCCTATAGCGAAGGTTTCCGGGCGCCCAACTTCAGCGACCTGTATTACCCCGGCTTCAGCAACCCCGACCTCAAGCCGGAACACTCCAAGAGCTATGAATTGCAGTGGCGTAACCAACTGACGCAAAGCACTCGCCTGGAGACCTCGATCTTCCGCACCGATATCAAGGACGCAATCATTTATGACCGCATAGCCCAACGCCCGGAAAACGTTGGCGCAGCGAGAATCAACGGTTTCGAAGCGGCCCTGAAACAGGAACTGTTCGGCTGGCAGACCAGCATCGGCACCGCGATCATTGATCCGCGCAATCGCAAGGATGGCCATCAACTGCCGCGCCGTGCCCGCCGCACCTTGAATCTGGATCTAGACCGGCAGTTCGACCAATTGGCGCTAGGTGCCAGTTGGCAACTGGTGAGCAAGAGCCGTGAGGACTTGAGCACGAAAAAGCAGGTCCCGATTGGCGGCTACGGCCTGTTCGGACTGCGAAGCAGTTGGGCGATCAATCAGGAAGTGAAGCTGGACCTGAAACTCGACAACATCTTCGACAAGTCCTATAGCCGCGCGTTCTACGAGTACAACGGCAACGACTATGGCTACCGCAGCGAAGGCCGTACCTGGATGCTCGGCGTGACCTGGACGCCTGAGCTGTAAGGTCCGCCGCCTTCGCTGGCAAGCCAGCTCCTACACCGACCCCGTAGGAGCCGGCTCGCCGGCGAAGGGGCTCAGCGCTCGGGCGCGATCAAGGCACAGAGCTTGGCAGTCGCTGCAATCATCTGCCCACTGGGCCGCTCCAGGCCCTTGTCCCTCACCAGCAACAACCGCCCCTGCTGTACCGCCGCGATCTGCGGCCAGGCCTTCCAGGCATCCAACTGTCCCTGGACGGTGGCCAGGATCGCCTGCGGATTGCGCTGCAACACCGACTCGATACTGACCTGGGGCGCCGGCAGTTGCTGGTCGGCAAACACATTGCGCGCGCCGCAGACACTCAAGGCTTCGCTGATGATCTGCCCACCACCCACGGTATACAGCGGCTGGTCCCAGACCTGATAGAACACCGGCAACGGCGGTTCGCGGTGATAGCGGACGCGCAATGCAGCCAGTTGCCCGTTCAACTCGGCGGCCAGCTCGCGGCCGGCCGCCGGGCGACCCAGGCGCTCGCCGATCTCGGCAATCTGCGCGGTCAGTTGCGGGAAGTCATGGGGTTCGGCAACCAGGGTGGGGATCCCCAGGCGCGCCAGTTGATCGCGCTGGGCCGGGCCGACACTGCCCGGCCAGAGCAACAGCAGATCAGGCTTGAGGCTCAGCAAACGCTCGATATCCAGCTGGCCGTAGCGCCACACCGAAGGCAGGTCCTTGAGCGGCGCGGGCCGTTCACCGGCATCCAGCACGCCCACCAGCAGCTCGGCAGCCCCCAGCTCTACAACGATTTCCGAGAGCGATGGCGCAAGACTCACCACCCGCTGCGCCGCCAGCGCCGGAACACTGGCCAGCAGGCACAGGACCGCCAGCCAGCGCAGCATCAGCCCAGTTGACGCGGAATGCGATAGAGGTAGAACAGCACCGCCGTGGACACCGCCAGAAGCATCAGCGGCACCGCTTCCAGGCCGACGAACACTGCCAGGGTGCCGATCCAGGCCGGCAGCGACGCCGCCAGGAACGCCACCCGCCGGCTGGCCGCAAGGTTGATCCAGGCCGCCGGTTCCTCGGGAGTGTCCAGGGCTTTCTGGGTGGCGATCAGGGCGTGCTTGTAGCCGCCGAAGAAGCGCAGGCTGACGAACATCGATGCCACCCCGGCAATGAAGAACGGCATCGCCAGCACCGGCAGGATGGGCTCGCCCTGGCCGAACAGCGCGTTGATCACGAACAACGGCAACAGGCCCAGGGCCAGGTATTGCCACCAACTGACGGTCAGGCGCCGCTTGACTTGGCCCCGGGTCACGCGCGGTCAACCTCGCCCTGGTGCTCGTTGCCCATCATGTGGTCGAGCTTGCTGGCCTTGGTCGCCAGGTAGAGTTTGTTGTGCGGGTTGTGGCCGGTATGCAGCGGTACGCGCTCGGCGACCTGGATCCCCATCTCGGTCAAGGCCTTGACCTTGCGCGGGTTGTTGGTCATCAGGCGCAGGGACTTGACCCCCAGGTGCTCCAGCATCGGCAGGCACATGGCGTAGTCGCGCTGGTCGGCGGCAAAGCCCAGGCGTTCGTTGGCCTCCACGGTGTCGGCGCCACCGTCCTGCAGTTCGTAGGCGCGGATCTTGTTCAAGAGGCCGATACCCCGGCCTTCCTGGCGCAAGTACAGCAACACCCCACGACCTTCGCGGGCGATGGCCTGCAGGGCGGCTTCCAGTTGCGAGCCGCAATCGCAACGCTGGCTGAACAGTGCATCGCCGGTCAGGCACTCGGAGTGCAGGCGGCCGAGAACCGGAGCGCCGTCGGCGATATCGCCCAGGCTGAGCACCACATGCTCGCGGCCGGTAGCTTCATCGAGAAAACCATGCATGGTGAATTGCGCAAAAGGCGTAGGCAGCTTGCAAGCAGCAACAAAAACGACGGGCACTGTTGTGCTCCTGATCTGTATGAGGACTGGAGATTCGCAGAGGCGGCATTGTAACAGCAGCCTCCACTGGACGCTTAGGCTGAATTATCGGAGATAAAGATCGATAAGTTTGATCAACGCACCGCCGGCTAAGGGCTCCCATCAAAGGGATAAGGCTGTTTCCAGCGCTCGAAGATCGGCCGCAAACGCCCGGTGCTCACCAGCTGTGCCATGCGCTGGTCGTACAGTTCGCGCATTTCCCGCCCGCGCGGGTTGCTGGCGAACCCCAGGTACAGCGGCAGCTCGGTCAGGTGGGTACGCTTGAACTGGCTCGGATCGGAGGCCTGCCCCAGCACGTAGTCGATCTCGGTCTGGGCATCGATGTAATAGTCGGCGCGGCTGTACAGCAGCATCGGCAGGATGCCGATGCGCCGGCGGATCTCGTTGTAGCGACGGATATTGGGCAGGTAGTCCTGGTACTTGTAGCCGCGCACCCAGACCAGTCGGTAACTGGCGATAGTCGCCAGGCTCAACTCGGGGTTGCTGGCCAGTCCCAGGGCGTAGATGTGATCGGTGTCGTAGTTCCAGTGGGGGTAAAGCACACCCGGCGACTCATCGCGGTAGGCACCCATGTGGGCGTCCACTTCGCCGCGCTGTACCAGCCCGACCGAACGGGTATAGGGCACGCTGCAACGTTCGATGGTCACACCCAGCGGCTCGAAGACTTCGCGCAGGATGTCCCAGCCCAGCCCCTCGCCGTTGGCTTCGGTGTAATCGCTCCAGACCTCGCTGGCGATGCGAATGTGCCTGGGCTGCGCCTGCGGCTCCGCGGCCCGG
The DNA window shown above is from Pseudomonas protegens CHA0 and carries:
- a CDS encoding cobalamin-binding protein, yielding MLRWLAVLCLLASVPALAAQRVVSLAPSLSEIVVELGAAELLVGVLDAGERPAPLKDLPSVWRYGQLDIERLLSLKPDLLLLWPGSVGPAQRDQLARLGIPTLVAEPHDFPQLTAQIAEIGERLGRPAAGRELAAELNGQLAALRVRYHREPPLPVFYQVWDQPLYTVGGGQIISEALSVCGARNVFADQQLPAPQVSIESVLQRNPQAILATVQGQLDAWKAWPQIAAVQQGRLLLVRDKGLERPSGQMIAATAKLCALIAPER
- the ribA gene encoding GTP cyclohydrolase II, with translation MPVVFVAACKLPTPFAQFTMHGFLDEATGREHVVLSLGDIADGAPVLGRLHSECLTGDALFSQRCDCGSQLEAALQAIAREGRGVLLYLRQEGRGIGLLNKIRAYELQDGGADTVEANERLGFAADQRDYAMCLPMLEHLGVKSLRLMTNNPRKVKALTEMGIQVAERVPLHTGHNPHNKLYLATKASKLDHMMGNEHQGEVDRA
- a CDS encoding substrate-binding periplasmic protein, with protein sequence MGVCRALLVLLVALSCCSVRAAEPQAQPRHIRIASEVWSDYTEANGEGLGWDILREVFEPLGVTIERCSVPYTRSVGLVQRGEVDAHMGAYRDESPGVLYPHWNYDTDHIYALGLASNPELSLATIASYRLVWVRGYKYQDYLPNIRRYNEIRRRIGILPMLLYSRADYYIDAQTEIDYVLGQASDPSQFKRTHLTELPLYLGFASNPRGREMRELYDQRMAQLVSTGRLRPIFERWKQPYPFDGSP